A single window of Vigna unguiculata cultivar IT97K-499-35 chromosome 1, ASM411807v1, whole genome shotgun sequence DNA harbors:
- the LOC114195687 gene encoding probable indole-3-acetic acid-amido synthetase GH3.6 isoform X1, which translates to MMTDEELMQKLEDLTINAQHHQLETLRSILLHNATVRYLQPFFNNSPLPLDHSTFTRLVPLSSHGDYVDYINLMADGKDDPFLSVDPLRCFFYSSGTSSSTMRPKLIPYFDSSLCKAASFIGHRGSIAVLQRVFPPRPEVNKILFFLYADNTTTTKCGLKVMPASTYPLQSGNATPQQLATFSSPLEVILGSHVEHQMYCHLLCGLRNLDVIDGIATPYAIGLIKAFGLLESKWGQLCDDLDHGFPCNEISEGAMREAVTKTLGGPQPDLADRIRLICEGNNWGGIVCRLWPNSRYIRCVTTGSMKQYYQKLKYYAGEVPILGGDYLASECCIGLNLDMMQPPETTRFVILPTFAYFEFLPFDMNEDNVSKETVELCSVEVGKMYEVVVTTYRGLYRYRLGDIVRVVGFHNSSPEVDYVMRAPKNPAEIVTEKDLISAVEDFQLALRDAMKIEIVEYASFLDQGSLQKQLKVFVEVQDESNFLEDKLEESVKVFRSCMSTLESGLGAIYKVQRDKGQLRNLLLFIVRPGAFDQLSDIAIQNGTSASQYKPPKIIRNHEVVKLLENLAIVIVSFDG; encoded by the exons ATGATGACAGACGAAGAACTGATGCAGAAACTTGAAGACTTAACTATCAACGCCCAACATCACCAGTTGGAGACTCTCCGTTCGATCCTTCTTCACAATGCCACCGTGCGATATCTTCAACCCTTCTTCAACAACTCTCCTCTTCCTCTTGATCACTCCACTTTCACACGTCTCGTGCCTCTCTCTTCCCATGGAGATTACGTTGACTACATTAACCTTATGGCAGACGGAAAAGATGACCCCTTTCTCTCCGTCGACCCTCTCCGCTGCTTCTTTTACag TTCGGGAACAAGTTCGAGCACCATGAGACCGAAATTGATCCCTTACTTCGATTCGAGCCTTTGTAAAGCTGCCTCCTTTATCGGTCACCGAGGCAGTATTGCTGTTCTACAAAG GGTATTCCCTCCTAGACCTGAAGTGAACAAGATCCTATTCTTTCTCTATGCTGACAATACAACTACTACTAAATGTGGCTTGAAAGTCATGCCTGCTTCCACATACCCTTTGCAAAGTGGTAATGCTACCCCTCAGCAACTTGCTACTTTTTCCAGTCCCCTAGAAGTGATTCTTGGATCTCATGTTGAGCATCAAATGTACTGCCACCTTCTATGTGGCCTTAGGAATCTTGATGTTATAGATGGAATCGCAACCCCTTATGCCATAGGTTTGATCAAAGCATTTGGTCTACTGGAGTCCAAGTGGGGGCAACTGTGTGATGATCTTGACCATGGATTTCCGTGTAATGAAATTTCTGAGGGGGCAATGAGGGAAGCTGTGACTAAGACACTTGGTGGACCTCAGCCAGATTTGGCAGATAGAATAAGATTAATCTGTGAAGGTAACAACTGGGGTGGAATTGTGTGTAGATTGTGGCCAAACAGTCGTTATATCAGGTGTGTTACCACTGGAAGCATGAAGCAATACTACCAAAAGCTCAAATACTATGCAGGGGAGGTACCTATTTTAGGAGGAGATTACTTAGCTTCTGAATGCTGTATTGGTTTAAATTTGGACATGATGCAGCCCCCTGAGACAACACGGTTTGTGATACTTCCAACTTTTGCCTACTTCGAGTTTCTTCCATTTGACATGAATGAGGACAATGTTAGCAAAGAAACAGTGGAACTTTGCAGTGTGGAGGTTGGGAAGATGTATGAAGTGGTTGTCACTACTTACAGAGGACTTTATCGCTACCGTTTGGGTGATATAGTGAGAGTTGTTGGTTTCCATAACTCATCTCCAGAAGTTGATTATGTGATGAGAGCACCTAAAAATCCTGCTGAGATTGTGACTGAGAAGGACTTGATTTCAGCTGTAGAGGATTTTCAACTTGCACTTAGAGATGCTATGAAAATTGAGATTGTTGAGTATGCAAGTTTCTTGGACCAGGGATCACTGCAGAAACAGTTGAAGGTATTTGTGGAAGTTCAAGATGAATCTAATTTTCTGGAGGATAAGCTAGAGGAATCAGTTAAAGTGTTTAGAAGTTGTATGTCCACTCTCGAGAGTGGTTTGGGAGCTATATACAAGGTGCAGAGGGATAAAGGTCAACTAAGAAACTTACTGTTGTTCATAGTAAGGCCTGGAGCTTTTGATCAATTATCAGACATAGCCATTCAGAATGGAACATCAGCTAGTCAATATAAACCACCCAAGATTATAAGGAATCATGAAGTTGTCAAACTCTTGGAAAATTTAGCCATTGTGATAGTGTCGTTTGATGGTTAA
- the LOC114195687 gene encoding probable indole-3-acetic acid-amido synthetase GH3.6 isoform X2 has protein sequence MMTDEELMQKLEDLTINAQHHQLETLRSILLHNATVRYLQPFFNNSPLPLDHSTFTRLVPLSSHGDYVDYINLMADGKDDPFLSVDPLRCFFYRVFPPRPEVNKILFFLYADNTTTTKCGLKVMPASTYPLQSGNATPQQLATFSSPLEVILGSHVEHQMYCHLLCGLRNLDVIDGIATPYAIGLIKAFGLLESKWGQLCDDLDHGFPCNEISEGAMREAVTKTLGGPQPDLADRIRLICEGNNWGGIVCRLWPNSRYIRCVTTGSMKQYYQKLKYYAGEVPILGGDYLASECCIGLNLDMMQPPETTRFVILPTFAYFEFLPFDMNEDNVSKETVELCSVEVGKMYEVVVTTYRGLYRYRLGDIVRVVGFHNSSPEVDYVMRAPKNPAEIVTEKDLISAVEDFQLALRDAMKIEIVEYASFLDQGSLQKQLKVFVEVQDESNFLEDKLEESVKVFRSCMSTLESGLGAIYKVQRDKGQLRNLLLFIVRPGAFDQLSDIAIQNGTSASQYKPPKIIRNHEVVKLLENLAIVIVSFDG, from the exons ATGATGACAGACGAAGAACTGATGCAGAAACTTGAAGACTTAACTATCAACGCCCAACATCACCAGTTGGAGACTCTCCGTTCGATCCTTCTTCACAATGCCACCGTGCGATATCTTCAACCCTTCTTCAACAACTCTCCTCTTCCTCTTGATCACTCCACTTTCACACGTCTCGTGCCTCTCTCTTCCCATGGAGATTACGTTGACTACATTAACCTTATGGCAGACGGAAAAGATGACCCCTTTCTCTCCGTCGACCCTCTCCGCTGCTTCTTTTACag GGTATTCCCTCCTAGACCTGAAGTGAACAAGATCCTATTCTTTCTCTATGCTGACAATACAACTACTACTAAATGTGGCTTGAAAGTCATGCCTGCTTCCACATACCCTTTGCAAAGTGGTAATGCTACCCCTCAGCAACTTGCTACTTTTTCCAGTCCCCTAGAAGTGATTCTTGGATCTCATGTTGAGCATCAAATGTACTGCCACCTTCTATGTGGCCTTAGGAATCTTGATGTTATAGATGGAATCGCAACCCCTTATGCCATAGGTTTGATCAAAGCATTTGGTCTACTGGAGTCCAAGTGGGGGCAACTGTGTGATGATCTTGACCATGGATTTCCGTGTAATGAAATTTCTGAGGGGGCAATGAGGGAAGCTGTGACTAAGACACTTGGTGGACCTCAGCCAGATTTGGCAGATAGAATAAGATTAATCTGTGAAGGTAACAACTGGGGTGGAATTGTGTGTAGATTGTGGCCAAACAGTCGTTATATCAGGTGTGTTACCACTGGAAGCATGAAGCAATACTACCAAAAGCTCAAATACTATGCAGGGGAGGTACCTATTTTAGGAGGAGATTACTTAGCTTCTGAATGCTGTATTGGTTTAAATTTGGACATGATGCAGCCCCCTGAGACAACACGGTTTGTGATACTTCCAACTTTTGCCTACTTCGAGTTTCTTCCATTTGACATGAATGAGGACAATGTTAGCAAAGAAACAGTGGAACTTTGCAGTGTGGAGGTTGGGAAGATGTATGAAGTGGTTGTCACTACTTACAGAGGACTTTATCGCTACCGTTTGGGTGATATAGTGAGAGTTGTTGGTTTCCATAACTCATCTCCAGAAGTTGATTATGTGATGAGAGCACCTAAAAATCCTGCTGAGATTGTGACTGAGAAGGACTTGATTTCAGCTGTAGAGGATTTTCAACTTGCACTTAGAGATGCTATGAAAATTGAGATTGTTGAGTATGCAAGTTTCTTGGACCAGGGATCACTGCAGAAACAGTTGAAGGTATTTGTGGAAGTTCAAGATGAATCTAATTTTCTGGAGGATAAGCTAGAGGAATCAGTTAAAGTGTTTAGAAGTTGTATGTCCACTCTCGAGAGTGGTTTGGGAGCTATATACAAGGTGCAGAGGGATAAAGGTCAACTAAGAAACTTACTGTTGTTCATAGTAAGGCCTGGAGCTTTTGATCAATTATCAGACATAGCCATTCAGAATGGAACATCAGCTAGTCAATATAAACCACCCAAGATTATAAGGAATCATGAAGTTGTCAAACTCTTGGAAAATTTAGCCATTGTGATAGTGTCGTTTGATGGTTAA